GCTGCAGCAGATGGCTCCAGACGCGGAAATTCGCGTTGGCTGCAAGTCGTACTGCGGACCTTGCTCGCGCTTCGCGTTTATTTTCATTAACGGGCGTTATGTTACGGCGCCTACGGAGGACGAAGCGATCGAGAAGGCCCGCAAATATGTGAAATAAGCTGAATCCCCGCTGATTAAACAATCAGCGGGGATTCTTTTATGAGGAAGTATAAGGTTACAGTATACTTTGCTTATAATTTTGAGAGAAGAAGCTTGACCTATCTTCAGAGACGGGCTATCGGCTTTAAGGCTGTTTCCGGTAATGTTTAATCAGGTTATGTTCAATAACCAGATCGGAATGAGTGAGCTCATCGCGGGCATAGTCCGCACCGGCTTGGCAGACGGTCGTCTCGAGGGGAGCCGCACTCGCGAAATCGAGACATTTATCGTGCTCAGGCAGCAAATCCTCGGATGGAATATAGAACACTTGGCCGTCGGTAAAACTGCCGTTGCGAAGCACGACCTTTTTGCCCTCAAGCGGCTTTTCCGTTACGAGCGGAGTACCGATCATATACTTGTCCGCGCTTGAAATGCCAAGCAGATGCAGGATGGTCGGCGTTAGGTCAAGCTGCCCGCCTACCTGTTCGTATACCCCTGAGCGGTCGCCATTGGGAATATGAACGAATAACGGTACTTGCTTCAGAATATTCAGCCGTTCCAGTTCGCTCAGCGGCTTACCGAGGAATTTCTCAAACGGCTCCCATTCCCTGATCGAATTATCATGGTCGCCATAGAACAGGAATATGGATTTGTCCCACAACCCTTCCTCCTTCAGCCGCTCCACCAAATGTCCGAGCGAAGCGTCTACATAATGGACGGATTGCAGATAATCGCCGAATATCGTTCCAGTGAATTCTCCGGTGTCCAATGACTGGGCGCGCTCCGGAATCGTATA
This is a stretch of genomic DNA from Paenibacillus sp. sptzw28. It encodes these proteins:
- a CDS encoding DUF1450 domain-containing protein; the protein is MANDIRICDKCKHIRTKTMLPKLQQMAPDAEIRVGCKSYCGPCSRFAFIFINGRYVTAPTEDEAIEKARKYVK